In one Sulfitobacter sp. LCG007 genomic region, the following are encoded:
- a CDS encoding NlpC/P60 family protein has product MTQPVVVADPSRVIPIARSWLGTPYHDQASLRAVGCDCLGLARGVWREVVGPEPFPIPPYSRDWGETGPREVLAEGARAMMIEVEPAEAGPGVLVLFRMKPRAIAKHVGILTEPSAFLHAYERLGVIEEPLTPSWRRRIAFAFLFPKR; this is encoded by the coding sequence GTGACGCAACCAGTTGTAGTGGCCGATCCCAGCCGCGTCATCCCCATTGCGCGCTCCTGGCTCGGCACGCCGTATCACGATCAGGCCAGCCTTCGGGCCGTCGGCTGCGACTGCCTCGGCCTCGCGCGTGGCGTCTGGCGCGAGGTGGTGGGCCCCGAGCCGTTCCCGATCCCGCCCTACAGCCGCGACTGGGGCGAGACCGGGCCGCGCGAGGTGCTGGCCGAGGGCGCGCGCGCCATGATGATCGAAGTGGAACCGGCAGAGGCCGGTCCCGGCGTGCTGGTCCTCTTTCGCATGAAGCCCCGGGCCATCGCCAAGCATGTCGGGATCCTCACCGAGCCCAGCGCTTTTCTGCATGCCTACGAGCGGCTCGGCGTGATCGAGGAGCCGCTCACCCCATCCTGGCGACGGCGTATCGCCTTCGCCTTCCTGTTCCCGAAACGCTGA
- a CDS encoding TIGR02217 family protein, with the protein MAFHELRFPDNISRGARGGPERRTQIVELASGDEERNASWANSRRRYDVAYGIRRADDLAAVVAFFEARNGRLHGFRFKDWGDHKSCLPSGAPSPTDQAIGTGDGATTAFQLVKRYASGAQSWTRAIAKPVVGSVRIALGGAEQPSGWSVDTATGVVSFGAAPGSGVAITAGFEFDVPVRFDTDALDVTLDLERLGSITSIPLLEIRR; encoded by the coding sequence ATGGCGTTTCACGAGCTCCGGTTTCCCGACAACATCAGCCGGGGCGCGCGGGGCGGGCCGGAACGGCGCACCCAGATCGTCGAGCTCGCCTCGGGCGACGAGGAACGCAACGCCAGCTGGGCCAACTCGCGCCGCCGATATGATGTCGCCTACGGCATCCGGCGCGCGGACGATCTGGCGGCGGTTGTCGCCTTCTTCGAGGCGCGCAACGGTCGGCTCCACGGCTTCCGCTTCAAGGACTGGGGCGACCACAAGTCCTGCCTGCCTTCGGGCGCGCCGTCGCCCACCGATCAGGCGATCGGCACCGGCGACGGCGCGACGACCGCGTTCCAGCTGGTGAAGCGCTACGCATCAGGAGCGCAATCCTGGACGCGCGCCATCGCCAAACCGGTCGTGGGAAGCGTGCGTATCGCGCTCGGCGGCGCCGAGCAGCCCTCCGGCTGGTCGGTCGATACCGCGACCGGCGTCGTCAGCTTTGGCGCCGCGCCGGGATCTGGCGTCGCGATCACCGCGGGGTTCGAGTTCGACGTGCCCGTCCGCTTCGACACCGACGCGCTCGACGTGACGCTCGACCTCGAGCGGCTCGGCTCGATCACCTCCATTCCGCTTCTGGAGATCCGCCGATGA
- a CDS encoding DUF2793 domain-containing protein: protein MSDATTHLLLPYILAAQAQKHVTHNEALRILDGLVQLSVLDRDLAAPPGSPADGDRYIVGSGATGDWAGWDLNVALWTDGAWLRLPPRTGWRAWVEDEGLLLVFDGAGWIGTTPAALQNMALLGLGTTADASNPFSAKLNAALWTAKTVAEGGTGDLFYTMNKEAAGDDLGLTLQTGFVTKALVGLFGSDRFRLAVSADGSTFFDGLSVDNTTGIVDQPRLPRFKAYTNYDNYVGVGTWTKIGLNNTDYNDQSAFDAANNHFVAPVDGTYLFGATLLYKINASATARMRGRLVLNGTTEIRGSLGEISATHVSLATAIWLQTMVPLTAGDTVELQGYFRVADGYFAADHTSFWGCKVG from the coding sequence ATGTCCGACGCCACGACCCATCTCCTGCTGCCCTACATCCTTGCGGCGCAGGCCCAGAAACACGTCACCCACAACGAGGCGCTGCGGATCCTCGACGGGCTCGTCCAGCTCTCCGTTCTCGACCGGGACCTAGCGGCGCCGCCTGGTTCTCCCGCCGATGGGGACCGCTACATCGTCGGCTCTGGCGCGACCGGCGACTGGGCGGGGTGGGACCTGAACGTCGCGCTCTGGACCGATGGCGCCTGGTTGCGCCTGCCGCCACGAACGGGCTGGCGGGCCTGGGTCGAGGACGAGGGGCTGCTGCTCGTCTTCGACGGCGCGGGCTGGATCGGCACGACGCCCGCGGCGCTGCAGAACATGGCGCTGCTGGGCCTCGGCACCACGGCCGATGCGTCCAACCCGTTCTCCGCCAAGCTGAACGCCGCGCTCTGGACCGCGAAGACCGTCGCCGAGGGTGGGACCGGCGATCTGTTCTACACCATGAACAAGGAGGCGGCAGGCGACGACCTTGGCCTGACGCTGCAGACCGGCTTTGTCACCAAGGCGCTGGTGGGGCTCTTCGGCTCCGACCGCTTCCGCCTCGCAGTCTCCGCCGACGGCAGCACCTTCTTCGACGGGCTCAGCGTGGACAACACTACCGGCATCGTCGATCAGCCCCGGCTGCCGCGCTTCAAGGCGTACACGAACTACGACAACTATGTCGGCGTCGGCACCTGGACCAAGATCGGCCTCAACAACACCGACTACAACGATCAGAGCGCGTTCGACGCCGCGAACAACCACTTCGTGGCGCCGGTGGACGGCACCTACCTCTTCGGCGCGACGCTGCTCTACAAGATCAACGCAAGCGCCACGGCCCGCATGCGCGGGCGGCTCGTGCTGAACGGCACGACCGAAATCCGCGGCTCCCTCGGCGAAATCTCCGCCACCCACGTCTCGCTCGCCACCGCGATCTGGCTGCAGACCATGGTCCCGCTCACCGCGGGCGATACCGTCGAGCTGCAGGGGTATTTCCGGGTTGCGGACGGCTACTTCGCCGCCGATCACACCTCCTTCTGGGGCTGCAAGGTCGGCTGA
- a CDS encoding phage tail tape measure C-terminal domain-containing protein, with protein MAEKRVSVRLAAVGGRQVRAELEGVGEAGSRGFGRLSREMEAANTRLAAFSRRVRVAAAAAVAAAAAAGVAMIRSGLQTVDAQAKLAQSLGTTVASIQTLERAGELAGVSMSGIEQATKDLTRRLSQAAAGTGPATDALDRLWLSANELIALPLDQRVGAINAAIESFVPAAERAAVAGQLFGEEGSIAMSRIDTATLRQATEDVLAFGVVVSEQDADQIERTNDAISRLGLIWRGLSNQLAVAAAPALEAVADAMAAVASRTGPLGIAIRGLFDNIGRLTTYAATFAAFLAGRWVAGMAAAALSVRGLATALVVLRGALIRTGIGALIVGAGELVYQFTRLVSGAGGFGEAMSLLKDVAVEVWERIKMGAAAAGAAATAMFFDLKADAASGMQSAIESVVGFGNTAANTFEGAYEAIKAIWSLLPAAIGDLVFQAANSLVDGVEAMLNGVVSRINGFIGGINQGLEALGSERRITLVPDLDLGEIENRFEGAASAATTAAQAVFDRAFEDNPLTAPDLGLTEAANRALESANVYRGAARDLAEGARAPLESWQALRDAVRGTDEASADALTAATGAAERLETALGDAGRAATGAGAAAGAAAAAAEPATEAAVTGWQAVTAALSDYASKAREIGGDISQSLVGAFQSAENAVGQFVKTGKLNFRDLVTSLLADLAQLAARRFILGPIANALSGVFSGAGGVFASVLHAGGMVGAAGPSRMVPAMAFAAAPRMHSGGMAGLRHDEVPAILQRGERVLSRREAQSYGAGGGVNVTIMARDAESFRQSRTQVAADIARAVSLGRRGI; from the coding sequence ATGGCTGAGAAGAGGGTCAGCGTCCGCCTTGCGGCTGTGGGCGGGCGGCAGGTGCGCGCCGAGCTGGAAGGCGTGGGCGAGGCCGGGTCGCGCGGCTTCGGACGCCTGAGCCGCGAGATGGAAGCGGCGAACACTCGGCTTGCGGCTTTCTCTCGACGGGTTCGTGTCGCCGCCGCCGCCGCCGTGGCAGCGGCGGCTGCCGCTGGTGTGGCGATGATCCGCTCCGGCCTCCAGACCGTCGATGCGCAGGCGAAACTCGCCCAGTCCCTCGGCACCACCGTCGCCTCGATCCAGACGCTGGAGCGTGCCGGTGAATTGGCGGGTGTTTCCATGTCCGGCATCGAGCAGGCCACCAAGGATCTGACGCGCCGTCTCAGTCAGGCGGCCGCCGGGACCGGCCCCGCCACCGACGCGCTCGACCGGCTGTGGCTTTCAGCAAATGAGCTGATCGCCTTGCCGCTGGACCAGCGCGTGGGCGCGATCAACGCCGCCATCGAGAGCTTCGTGCCTGCGGCCGAGCGCGCGGCTGTCGCGGGTCAGCTCTTCGGCGAGGAAGGCTCCATCGCCATGTCGCGGATCGACACCGCGACGCTGCGCCAGGCGACCGAGGACGTTCTCGCCTTCGGTGTCGTGGTCTCCGAGCAGGATGCGGACCAGATCGAGCGGACGAACGACGCGATCTCGCGCCTCGGGCTCATCTGGCGCGGTCTGTCGAACCAGCTCGCCGTCGCCGCAGCGCCTGCGCTGGAAGCCGTCGCCGATGCCATGGCGGCGGTGGCCAGCCGCACGGGGCCGCTCGGCATCGCGATCCGCGGGCTCTTCGACAACATCGGCCGCCTGACCACCTATGCCGCCACCTTCGCCGCCTTTCTCGCGGGCCGCTGGGTCGCCGGGATGGCCGCTGCCGCCCTGTCTGTGCGCGGCCTTGCCACGGCGCTGGTCGTCCTGCGTGGGGCGCTGATCCGCACCGGGATCGGGGCGCTGATCGTCGGCGCGGGCGAGCTTGTCTATCAGTTCACGCGCCTCGTCTCCGGCGCGGGCGGCTTCGGCGAGGCGATGTCGCTCCTGAAGGATGTCGCCGTCGAGGTCTGGGAACGCATCAAGATGGGCGCGGCGGCGGCGGGTGCAGCCGCCACGGCGATGTTCTTCGACCTGAAGGCTGATGCCGCGTCGGGCATGCAGAGCGCCATCGAAAGCGTCGTTGGTTTCGGCAACACGGCGGCGAACACGTTCGAGGGCGCCTACGAGGCGATCAAGGCGATCTGGAGCCTGCTGCCCGCCGCCATCGGCGATCTGGTGTTCCAGGCGGCCAACAGCCTGGTCGACGGCGTCGAGGCGATGCTGAACGGCGTGGTCTCGCGCATCAACGGCTTCATCGGCGGAATCAACCAGGGGCTCGAAGCCCTCGGGTCGGAGCGCCGCATCACGCTGGTGCCCGACCTCGACCTCGGCGAGATCGAGAACCGCTTCGAGGGCGCGGCCAGTGCTGCCACGACAGCGGCGCAGGCGGTGTTCGACCGGGCCTTCGAGGACAACCCGCTCACCGCGCCCGATCTCGGTCTGACCGAAGCGGCGAACCGGGCGCTCGAGTCCGCGAATGTCTACCGCGGCGCTGCGCGCGATCTGGCGGAAGGGGCCCGCGCGCCGCTCGAAAGCTGGCAGGCGCTGCGCGATGCGGTGCGCGGCACCGACGAGGCCAGTGCCGATGCGCTGACCGCGGCCACGGGTGCTGCCGAGCGGCTGGAGACGGCGCTTGGTGATGCCGGACGCGCCGCGACAGGTGCAGGCGCAGCGGCCGGGGCTGCTGCTGCGGCAGCAGAGCCCGCGACCGAAGCTGCCGTCACCGGTTGGCAGGCCGTCACGGCGGCGCTGTCCGACTACGCCAGCAAGGCCCGCGAGATCGGCGGCGACATCAGCCAGAGCCTCGTCGGCGCCTTCCAGTCGGCGGAGAACGCGGTCGGCCAGTTCGTGAAGACGGGCAAGCTGAACTTCCGCGACCTCGTCACCTCGCTGCTGGCCGATCTCGCCCAGCTGGCGGCGCGGCGCTTCATCCTTGGGCCGATCGCGAATGCGCTTTCCGGCGTGTTCTCCGGGGCGGGCGGCGTCTTCGCCAGCGTCCTGCATGCGGGCGGGATGGTCGGAGCGGCCGGACCCTCGCGCATGGTCCCGGCCATGGCTTTCGCCGCCGCGCCGCGGATGCATTCAGGCGGCATGGCGGGGCTACGCCACGACGAGGTGCCCGCGATCCTGCAGCGCGGTGAACGGGTGCTGTCGCGGCGCGAGGCACAGAGCTACGGCGCGGGCGGCGGGGTCAACGTCACCATCATGGCCCGCGACGCCGAGAGCTTCCGTCAGTCGCGCACGCAGGTCGCGGCGGACATCGCCCGCGCCGTGTCGCTCGGGCGGAGGGGCATTTGA
- a CDS encoding glycoside hydrolase TIM-barrel-like domain-containing protein yields MATLVLGAAGAAIGGSIGGAILGVSAATIGGFIGSTIGSVVDNWIISSLAPTQRIEGARLDTLRITSATEGAVILRLYGRMRMGGNIIWATDFREETKTTTQGGGKGGGGGGKVKTTEYLYYASFAVALCEGPITGIGRIWADGKLLDTAGITRRWYPGDETQTADLFIAAKMGAANTPAYRGTAYVVFEELPLGNYGNRLPQLSFEVFRPLADPDTAEGLTRAVTMIPASGEFTYATQAIRKTDGGATVPENLNALADSADMVEALDRLQAMAPAVESVSLVVAWFGDDLRAGSCKVRPGVEVSAKSTTPASWSVNGVSRASAFLVSRDDQDRPVYGGTPSDFAVVQAIQEMKARGLRVTFYPFILMDVPPGNTLPNPYSDNAAETGQPAFPWRGRITCSPAAAFAGTVDKTTTAASQVAALFGAATPASFSVSGQSVSWTGTPGDWGLRRMVLHYAHLCAAAGGVDAFLIGTEMPGLTTIRSGASTYPAVQAYRDLLADVRSILGSGTRIGYAADWSEYFGHHPGDGSGDVFFHLDPLWADPEIDFVGIDNYMPLSDWRDGFEHLDADDGWPAIYDRTYLQGNIAGGEGFDWFYASAVDRSSQSRTPITDGAAGKPWVFRYKDLRAWWSNPHYDRPGGVESVSPTAWVPQSKPIWFTELGCPAIDRGTNQPNVFFDPKSSESFTPHFSRGWRDDAIQRAYLEATYLWWGTAANNPVSSVYSGRMVHVPECAAWTWDARPYPFFPALTDVWTDGANWRLGHWLTGRLGAVSLAALVRHLCLRAGLPEARVDVTGLWGAVEGYAITALESPRASITTLSRHFGFDAVETEGVIRFVMRGRASVATLGPDDLVAAREGDALELTRGQETELPQALKWQVARADEDYDAALVEARRITVDTTRIASESFPMAVPPEEAERRCRRALMEAWVGRETAAFRLPPSRLALDPADAIRLEHDGRLVDLRLVSIADAEGRGIEAVRQDRATYDLPPGDPRAASLTRAVVFGAPDAVLMDLPQLTEDQPAHRPLVAAHAVPWPGEMAVFRSPATDGFELLTTFGSRARIGMLVSDLYAGPTSRLDLGNVLVVDLLTGTLESVTDLTLFGGANALAIESAPGVWEIVQAGAAELLAPGRYRLTRLLRGQRGTEGAMGNPAPAGARVVVLDTALASLPIAEADLGIPWNWRIGPASRPVSDETYVAQTFTPAGVGLRPFSVANVEQPWRRPRTPGDLTIRWTRRSRALAADSWGGLEVPLAEELEAYEVEILGGAAVKRVLSTATTSVVYTAAQQTADWGTALAPGDILDIRIYQLSALVGRGAPKTVTLTF; encoded by the coding sequence ATGGCCACCCTCGTTCTCGGTGCCGCTGGCGCCGCCATTGGCGGTTCGATCGGCGGCGCGATCCTCGGCGTCAGCGCCGCGACCATCGGCGGCTTCATCGGCTCCACCATCGGCTCGGTGGTCGACAACTGGATCATCTCGTCGCTCGCGCCCACGCAACGCATCGAGGGCGCGCGGCTCGACACGCTGCGCATCACCTCGGCCACCGAGGGCGCGGTCATCCTGCGGCTCTATGGCCGGATGCGCATGGGCGGCAACATCATCTGGGCGACGGATTTTCGCGAAGAAACGAAGACCACCACGCAAGGCGGCGGCAAGGGCGGAGGGGGTGGCGGCAAGGTCAAGACAACCGAGTACCTCTACTACGCCTCCTTCGCGGTCGCGCTCTGCGAGGGGCCGATCACCGGCATCGGCCGCATCTGGGCCGACGGCAAGCTCCTCGACACCGCCGGGATCACCAGGCGCTGGTATCCTGGCGACGAGACCCAGACCGCGGACCTGTTCATCGCGGCCAAGATGGGTGCGGCGAACACGCCGGCCTATCGCGGCACGGCCTATGTCGTATTCGAGGAACTGCCGCTCGGCAACTACGGCAACCGCCTGCCGCAGCTCTCGTTCGAGGTGTTCCGCCCGCTCGCCGATCCCGACACCGCCGAGGGGCTGACCCGCGCCGTCACCATGATCCCGGCCTCGGGCGAGTTCACCTACGCGACACAAGCGATCCGCAAGACCGATGGCGGCGCAACGGTGCCCGAGAACCTGAACGCGCTGGCCGACTCCGCCGACATGGTGGAGGCGCTGGACCGGCTGCAGGCGATGGCGCCTGCGGTCGAGAGCGTCAGCCTCGTGGTGGCGTGGTTCGGCGACGACCTGCGCGCGGGATCGTGCAAGGTGCGGCCGGGCGTCGAGGTGTCGGCCAAATCCACCACGCCCGCCAGCTGGTCGGTGAACGGCGTGAGCCGCGCCAGCGCCTTCCTCGTCAGCCGGGACGATCAGGATCGCCCCGTCTATGGCGGCACGCCGTCCGACTTCGCCGTGGTGCAGGCGATCCAGGAGATGAAGGCGCGTGGCCTTCGTGTGACCTTCTATCCGTTCATCCTGATGGACGTGCCGCCCGGCAACACGCTGCCGAACCCGTATTCCGACAACGCCGCCGAGACCGGTCAGCCCGCCTTTCCCTGGCGGGGGCGGATCACCTGTTCACCCGCGGCGGCGTTCGCAGGGACCGTGGACAAGACCACCACGGCCGCAAGCCAGGTCGCGGCACTGTTCGGCGCAGCCACGCCCGCCAGCTTCAGCGTCTCGGGTCAGTCGGTTTCGTGGACAGGCACGCCCGGCGATTGGGGCCTGCGGCGCATGGTGCTGCACTACGCCCATCTTTGCGCGGCGGCGGGCGGGGTCGATGCCTTCCTGATCGGCACCGAGATGCCGGGGCTGACGACGATCCGCTCGGGCGCGTCTACCTATCCGGCGGTGCAGGCCTACCGGGATCTGCTCGCGGACGTGCGCTCGATCCTCGGGTCCGGGACCAGGATCGGCTATGCGGCGGACTGGTCGGAGTATTTCGGACACCATCCCGGCGACGGCAGCGGCGACGTGTTCTTTCACCTCGACCCGCTCTGGGCGGACCCGGAGATCGATTTCGTCGGCATCGACAACTACATGCCACTCTCCGACTGGCGGGACGGCTTCGAGCATCTCGACGCTGACGACGGCTGGCCCGCGATCTACGACCGGACCTATCTGCAGGGGAACATCGCGGGCGGGGAAGGCTTCGACTGGTTCTACGCCAGCGCGGTCGACCGCTCGTCGCAGAGCCGAACGCCGATCACGGACGGCGCGGCGGGCAAGCCGTGGGTCTTCCGCTACAAGGATCTGCGCGCCTGGTGGTCGAACCCGCATTACGACCGCCCGGGCGGGGTGGAGAGCGTCTCGCCGACGGCGTGGGTGCCGCAATCGAAGCCGATCTGGTTCACCGAGCTGGGCTGCCCGGCCATCGACCGGGGGACCAACCAGCCGAACGTCTTCTTCGATCCCAAGTCCTCCGAGAGCTTCACGCCGCATTTCTCGCGGGGCTGGCGCGACGACGCCATTCAGCGCGCCTATCTCGAGGCGACGTATCTCTGGTGGGGCACCGCGGCGAACAACCCTGTTTCCTCAGTCTACAGCGGCCGGATGGTGCACGTCCCCGAATGCGCCGCCTGGACATGGGACGCGCGGCCGTACCCGTTCTTCCCGGCGCTCACCGACGTCTGGACGGACGGCGCGAACTGGCGGCTCGGCCACTGGCTGACCGGACGGCTCGGCGCGGTGTCGCTGGCGGCCCTCGTGCGGCATCTCTGCCTGCGCGCGGGGCTGCCCGAGGCGAGGGTCGACGTCACCGGCCTCTGGGGTGCGGTCGAGGGCTACGCCATCACCGCGCTGGAAAGCCCGCGCGCCTCGATCACCACGCTGTCGCGGCATTTCGGCTTCGACGCGGTGGAGACCGAGGGCGTGATCCGCTTCGTCATGCGCGGGCGAGCCTCTGTCGCCACCCTTGGGCCCGACGATCTGGTGGCCGCCCGCGAAGGCGACGCGCTGGAACTGACGCGCGGCCAGGAGACTGAACTGCCGCAGGCGCTGAAATGGCAGGTCGCCCGCGCCGACGAGGATTACGACGCGGCCCTCGTCGAGGCGCGGCGCATCACCGTGGACACGACGCGGATCGCGTCCGAGAGCTTCCCGATGGCGGTGCCGCCCGAGGAGGCCGAACGCCGCTGCCGCCGCGCGCTGATGGAGGCGTGGGTCGGGCGCGAGACGGCTGCGTTCCGTCTGCCGCCCTCACGCCTCGCGCTCGATCCGGCCGACGCGATCCGGCTGGAGCATGACGGGAGGCTGGTCGATCTTCGGCTCGTCTCCATCGCCGACGCCGAGGGGCGCGGCATCGAGGCGGTCCGGCAGGATCGCGCGACCTACGATCTGCCTCCCGGCGATCCCCGCGCGGCCTCGCTGACGCGGGCTGTCGTGTTCGGCGCGCCGGATGCAGTGCTGATGGACCTGCCGCAGCTGACCGAGGACCAGCCCGCGCATCGGCCGCTGGTCGCGGCGCACGCGGTTCCCTGGCCCGGCGAGATGGCGGTGTTTCGCAGCCCCGCGACCGATGGCTTCGAGCTGCTGACGACGTTCGGCAGTCGCGCCCGGATCGGGATGCTGGTCTCGGATCTCTACGCGGGCCCCACCTCGCGCTTAGACCTCGGCAATGTTCTGGTGGTCGATCTGCTGACCGGCACGCTGGAGAGCGTCACCGACCTGACCCTGTTCGGCGGCGCCAATGCGCTGGCCATCGAGAGCGCGCCCGGCGTCTGGGAGATCGTGCAGGCGGGTGCGGCGGAACTGCTCGCGCCGGGCCGTTATAGACTGACACGCTTGCTGCGGGGTCAGCGCGGCACCGAGGGCGCGATGGGCAACCCGGCCCCTGCAGGCGCGCGGGTTGTCGTGCTGGACACCGCGCTCGCGTCACTGCCGATCGCCGAGGCCGATCTCGGCATCCCGTGGAACTGGCGCATCGGCCCCGCGAGCCGCCCGGTCAGCGACGAGACCTACGTGGCGCAGACCTTCACGCCTGCAGGCGTCGGGCTGCGGCCGTTCTCGGTCGCTAATGTCGAGCAGCCGTGGCGCAGGCCCCGCACGCCCGGCGACCTCACGATCCGCTGGACACGCCGATCCCGCGCGCTGGCGGCCGACAGCTGGGGCGGGCTGGAGGTGCCGCTGGCCGAGGAACTGGAAGCCTACGAGGTGGAGATCCTCGGCGGCGCTGCCGTGAAGCGGGTGCTGAGCACGGCAACGACCAGCGTAGTCTACACCGCCGCCCAGCAGACCGCCGATTGGGGCACGGCGCTCGCCCCCGGCGACATACTCGACATCCGCATCTACCAGCTCTCCGCCCTCGTCGGGCGGGGCGCGCCGAAAACAGTCACGCTCACGTTCTGA
- a CDS encoding DUF6127 family protein, whose translation MTPPRSGGFVRMPDAEFEAILTRAAEEGAKRALADVGLDGDEAALDIRDLRSLVDCIRLVRRTAMQTAVRMITTGVMLALLAGIAIKLKIFGGGP comes from the coding sequence ATGACACCACCCCGATCCGGCGGTTTCGTGCGCATGCCCGATGCCGAGTTCGAGGCGATCCTGACGCGGGCGGCCGAGGAAGGCGCGAAGCGCGCGCTCGCCGATGTCGGGCTCGACGGCGACGAGGCCGCGCTCGACATCCGCGATCTGCGCTCGCTCGTCGACTGCATCCGGCTGGTCCGCCGCACCGCCATGCAGACCGCCGTTCGCATGATCACCACCGGCGTCATGCTGGCGCTGCTCGCCGGCATCGCCATCAAGCTGAAGATCTTCGGCGGCGGCCCGTAG
- a CDS encoding YcbK family protein, translating into MTTTFYDHWRDVPESTWRWPNFSPAEIACRGTGKLLINEPALDKLQALRDRLGKPLIVRSAYRSPEHNRAVGGATRSKHLDGAAFDIAMANHDPVAFEAAAREVGFLGFGFYPRSGFIHVDLGPARQWGERFPVRATAFAAETPPAREVLADSRTMKGGGAAGVATLGAAGVEVAQQVLAETQSAVLPLVPYLDTLRWVFIVVALGGIAVTIYARLDDWKRGRR; encoded by the coding sequence ATGACCACGACCTTCTACGACCACTGGCGCGATGTGCCTGAGAGCACCTGGCGCTGGCCGAATTTCTCACCGGCGGAGATTGCCTGCCGGGGCACCGGCAAGCTGCTCATCAACGAACCCGCGCTCGACAAGCTGCAGGCGCTGCGCGACCGGCTGGGCAAGCCGCTGATCGTCCGTTCGGCCTATCGCAGCCCGGAACACAACCGGGCCGTCGGCGGCGCGACCCGCTCCAAGCACCTCGATGGCGCCGCCTTCGACATCGCCATGGCGAACCACGATCCAGTGGCGTTTGAGGCAGCTGCGCGCGAGGTCGGCTTCCTCGGCTTCGGGTTCTACCCGCGATCAGGGTTCATCCATGTCGATCTCGGGCCCGCGCGGCAGTGGGGCGAGCGGTTCCCGGTCCGGGCGACCGCATTTGCAGCCGAGACGCCGCCAGCGCGCGAGGTTCTGGCCGACAGCCGCACCATGAAGGGCGGTGGCGCGGCCGGAGTGGCGACCCTGGGCGCAGCAGGAGTCGAGGTGGCCCAGCAGGTGCTGGCGGAGACGCAGAGCGCCGTCCTGCCGCTAGTCCCGTATCTCGATACGCTCCGCTGGGTGTTCATAGTCGTGGCGCTCGGCGGCATAGCGGTCACGATCTATGCCCGCCTCGACGACTGGAAGCGGGGGCGGCGGTGA
- a CDS encoding DUF2163 domain-containing protein — MKTLAPDLQAHLAEGTTTLAWCWRIARADGASFGFTDHDRTLTFDGTDFEPESGLTASEVRSGSDLSVDAQDAEGVLTSDRITETDILDGRWDNAAVEVWRVNWADTAQPVLMRRGAIGQIRRGRLAFVAEMRSLAHVLGQTVGRTFQATCDAALGDARCGVDLEDPAYKGTGAVIDLLRDRAFTASGLGGFASGWFTFGTVEWTSGANAGRRAEVLGHDVTDGIAVLTLLEAPVRAIAEGEGFTIRAGCDKRMETCGAKFANTANFRGFPHIPGQDAVLRYATKDGGHDGGVL, encoded by the coding sequence ATGAAGACCCTTGCTCCCGACCTTCAGGCCCATCTCGCCGAAGGCACGACCACGCTCGCCTGGTGCTGGCGGATCGCCCGCGCGGACGGCGCGAGTTTCGGCTTCACCGATCACGACCGGACGCTCACCTTCGATGGCACCGACTTCGAGCCGGAAAGCGGGCTGACGGCGTCCGAGGTGCGGTCGGGATCGGACCTCTCGGTCGATGCGCAGGATGCCGAGGGCGTGCTGACCTCGGACCGCATTACCGAGACCGACATCCTCGACGGCCGCTGGGACAATGCGGCGGTCGAGGTCTGGCGGGTGAACTGGGCCGACACCGCTCAGCCCGTTCTGATGCGGCGTGGGGCCATCGGCCAGATCCGGCGCGGGAGGCTGGCCTTCGTCGCCGAGATGCGCTCGCTCGCGCATGTCCTCGGCCAGACGGTGGGGCGAACGTTTCAGGCGACCTGCGATGCCGCACTCGGCGATGCGCGCTGCGGCGTCGATCTGGAGGACCCCGCCTACAAGGGGACGGGAGCCGTCATCGATCTCCTGCGCGACCGGGCCTTCACCGCCTCTGGCCTCGGCGGCTTCGCCTCCGGCTGGTTCACCTTCGGAACAGTCGAATGGACGAGCGGTGCGAACGCGGGGCGGCGCGCCGAGGTGCTGGGCCATGACGTCACGGATGGCATCGCCGTGCTGACCCTGCTCGAAGCGCCGGTGCGCGCGATCGCCGAGGGCGAAGGCTTCACCATCCGCGCGGGCTGCGACAAGCGCATGGAGACCTGCGGGGCGAAGTTCGCCAACACGGCCAATTTCCGCGGCTTCCCGCACATCCCCGGCCAGGATGCCGTCCTCCGCTACGCCACCAAGGATGGCGGCCACGATGGAGGCGTGCTGTGA